The Vibrio sp. 16 genome segment CTGACGAGCTGTTACCTGGGACCATTCGCGTCATCAGCGCTCGCATGAACTACCTACCTCCAGAAGCTCAGTTTGCCTCAAACCTGTCAGATACCACCCAAGCATATATCAGTCGATACGCGTTGGGTCGCGACTACCATAAATTGGTTCGCAATCAACTCAAGAGGTTAGGTCAACGTATTGAAGAAGAAGTTGGGCAATTCGGCTATCGTCCTTTTGTCGACTCTGCGCCGATTCTAGAGCGTCCACTCGCCCAGAAAGCAGGCTTAGGCTGGACTGGTAAACACTCACTTATCTTAGATAAAGAGTGCGGTTCGTGGTTTTTCTTGGGTGAACTGCTAATTGACCTGCCTCTTCCAATTGATACGCCTAGCGAAGATGCATGCGGGAAGTGCAAAGCGTGCATCACTTCCTGTCCGACCTCAGCCATCATTTCGGAAGGCGTTGTTGATGCCCGTCGCTGTATTTCCTATCTGACGATTGAATTTGACGGTGTAATACCAGAAGAGTTTCGTAAGCCAATGGGGAACCGTATCTATGGCTGCGATGATTGCCAACTTGTTTGCCCATGGAATCGATTCTCAGACATCACGGAACAAAGCGATTTTCACAGACGCAGTACACTCACTAACGCAGACCTCGTTCAACTATTTTTGTGGGATGAAGCCACGTTTCTAAAAAACATGGAAGGTTCAGCGATTAGGCGTATTGGTCATATTCAGTGGATGAGAAACTTATCTATCGCCATGGGAAATGCCCCTTTCTCCCCACGCATTATTGACGCTCTCAGAGCTCGAGCAGGCATCAACGACGTTCTTGACGTCCATATTGACTGGGCGATTGAGCAGCAACTAGGCCAAGAATCGATCGCAGGCACTGATACGAAGCAGCAACGGTTGATACGTATTGTAGAGAAAGGACTGCCTAGAGATGCATAAAACTTGCCTATGTGCCCTATGCGCAATTTGATTTAGCTCTAAAAATGGAAATGTGGAAAAAAGATGAGAGGATTGCTTGTTTTCTTACAGATGGAAAAGTTAATCACAATACCAACAAATGACTAGGATCAAAAAACAGTCACTTAATGATCATCTACCACCTCAATTAGTGGTGGCAAAAACCCACTAAAACACAACAAAAACAATAACTTAATACAGGATAAGTCATTGGAAAGAAAGTTTCAGTAAAAGAAAGATCCTATAAAAAAGCGGTTATACATAGCGTAAATTCAGGTTACCCACCAAGTTATCCACATCGCTTAAATTGTGGATAAGTCTGTTAATGGATGCCGAAAGCCCTAGTTCACCTAGGCTCACCATGATTTTTTACTTGAGCACATCCCGTGCTGGATAGAAATTAGAGACATAAAAACGCCCACCTGGCTTCAGGAGGACTCGATTATGTTTTTGGTTGATGCTTCTCAGCATTAGATAAAGAGCGGTGGTCTCAATGACCGTTTCAAATGATTGTGTCATTTGAAGGAGATTTGGAGTGTCTCGGCTGGATTCAGTCACGAGGTTCCTCGTGTAAGCCAAGCACTCTAAAATTTGGAGCGACACACGAGGTTCGAACTCGTGACCTCAACCTTGGCAAGGTTGCGCTCTACCAACTGAGCTAGTGTCGCTTCTTGTCATCGTTAAGTACGATGAGGACTACAAATTGGAGCGACACACGAGGTTCCCTATTCATAAACAAAAAGGCATGACCTCAACCTTGGTAAGGTTGCGCTCAATCAAACTGAGCGGGTGTTGCATCTTTATCACCGTTAAGCACGATGAAGACTATAAATTGGAGCGACACACGAGGTTCGAACTCGTGACCTCAACCTTGGCAAGGTTGCGCTCTACCAACTGAGCTAGTGTCGCTTCTTGTCATCGCTGAGTACGATGAGGACTATAAATTGGAGCGACACACGAGGTTCGAACTCGTGACCTCAACCTTGGCAAGGTTGCGCTCTACCAACTGAGCTAGTGTCGCATATCAACAGCTAGTGCTATTGATGAAATTTGGTTGCGGGAGCCGGATTTGAACCGACGACCTTCGGGTTATGAGCCCGACGAGCTACCAAGCTGCTCCATCCCGCGTCCGTATTTCACCGTTAAGTACGATGATGACTTTAAATTTGGAGCGACACACGAGGTTCGAACTCGTGACCTCAACCTTGGCAAGGTTGCGCTCTACCAACTGAGCTAGTGTCGCATTGGTTGCGGGGGCCGGATTTGAACCGACGACCTTCGGGTTATGAGCCCGACGAGCTACCAAGCTGCTCCACCCCGCGTCCGTATTCACCATTTGAGGCATGATGAAAGCCTATTAATTTGGAGCGACACACGAGGTTCGAACTCGTGACCTCAACCTTGGCAAGGTTGCGCTCTACCAACTGAGCTAGTGTCGCATATCAACAGCTAGTGCTATTGATGAAATTTGGTTGCGGGAGCCGGATTTGAACCGACGACCTTCGGGTTATGAGCCCGACGAGCTACCAAGCTGCTCCATCCCGCGTCCGTATTCATCGTTAAGTACGATGACAACTTTAAAATTGGAGCGACACACGAGGTTCGAACTCGTGACCTCAACCTTGGCAAGGTTGCGCTCTACCAACTGAGCTAGTGTCGCATATTCTCTTGAAGAGAAATTGGTTGCGGGGGCCGGATTTGAACCGACGACCTTCGGGTTATGAGCCCGACGAGCTACCAAGCTGCTCCACCCCGCGTCCGTATTCACCATTTGAGGCATGATGAAAGCCTATCAATTTGGAGCGACACACGAGGTTCGAACTCGTGACCTCAACCTTGGCAAGGTTGCGCTCTACCAACTGAGCTAGTGTCGCATCAACAACGTTTCCGTCGTTCAGGGCTGCGAATTATAAGAGCATTTTTTTGTGATGCAAGTCCTTCATGCAAAAAAAAGTTGTTTTTTTTCCGTTTGATGAAAAAGCACACAGAACTGAATATTAATCGCTCAAAATTGACGCCAAGCCCCTCTAGACTCACGAAACGGCTTGGCTATCAAATGTTAAAAATCGTTTGACGGTAGTATTTTAGCTCTGCAATAGATTCTCGGATGTCATCCAACGCCAAATGACTGCCTGACTTTGAAAAACCGTCTAATACTTCCGGTTTCCAGCGACGAGTCAGCTCTTTCAAAGTACTCACATCGACATATCGGTAGTGGAAGTACTCTTCTAACTCAGGCATGTGCTTGTACAAAAAGCGACGATCTTGGCCGATGCTATTGCCGCAAATCGGTGATTTCCCTTTCGGCACCCATTTCTCGAGAAACTCAATGGTTTGGCGAATCGCGTCTTGCTCAGTAACTTGGCTAGCTCGAACTCGAGCAACTAAGCCACTGCCCGTATGAGTGGTGGTACACCATTCATCCATCTTTTCGAGTTCAGACTCTGGTTGGTGAATGGCAAGTACTGGTCCTTCAGCTAAAATATTTAGCTCACTGTCAGTTACAATGGTCGCGATTTCGATAATTTTGTGGGTTTCCGGGTCCAGTCCGGTCATCTCCAGATCCATCCAAATTAAGTTTTGATCGCTAAAGGACATAAATCGGTGCCTATTGGTTTTCTGATAAAAAAGGTACTATACCCAAATTCCGATCCTCAAGATAGCTATCATCGAGGATCCATGTAAGACGATAAATGAGTTAAGTAGACGATTGTGGCAAAGAAAAAAAAGCTCACCAAAGGTCAAGTAAGGCGCGTACGCAGCAACCAAAAACGCAAGCTGAAAAATGAAGAATCCGTACAATGGGATGAATCCATGCTCGGCGGCACTCAAAAAGGCTTGGTGATTACTCGTTTTGGCCAACACGCGGACATCGAAGACTTGGAAAGTGGCGACGTTCATCGTTGTAACCTGCGCCGCGGAATAGAATCTCTCGTATCCGGCGATAAGGTGATCTGGCGAGCGGGTTTGGAGTCAATGGATGGCATTTCAGGCGTGGTCGAGGCGGTTGAAACTCGCACTTCAGTCCTAACTCGACCTGACTACTATGACGGTTTAAAACCTGTCGCAGCCAACGTTGATCAAATGATTATCGTCTCTTCTGTGCTTCCCGAACTATCTTTGAACATCATTGATCGTTACTTAGTCGCGGCGGAAACCTTGCAGATAGCGCCGCTCATCGTGCTCAACAAAATCGACTTATTGGAAGCCGAACAACTCGAGCAGTACAAAACATGGCTCGCTGAATATGAGCGCATCGGCTATAAAGTCCTGTTTGTCAGTAAGCAAACTGGCGAAGGTATCGCAGCGCTAGAAGCCGAGTTAAGTGACCGTATCAATATCTTCGTTGGCCAATCTGGCGTCGGTAAATCGAGCTTGGTCAATGCGCTTATGCCTCAATTTAATGTTGAGGAAGGTGAGATTTCTGAGAACTCAGGTCTTGGCCAACACACCACCACCGCGTCACGCCTCTATCACATTCCTACAGGCGGTGATTTGATTGATTCACCAGGAGTACGAGAGTTCGGTTTATGGCATTTGGAAGCTGAAGAAGTCACCAAAGCGTTTGTGGAATTTCAACCCTACCTTGGCGGCTGCAAGTTCCGAGACTGCAAGCATCTCGATGACCCTGGCTGTATCTTAGTGGAGGCCGTTGAACGAGGTGACATCAGTGAAATTCGCTTTGAAAACTACCATCGAATTTTGGAAAGCATGGTTGAAAACAAAGCAAACCGTCAGTATTCGCGTAACAAAAAAGCAGACTTGTAACGCCTTATTGCACAATTGAACCACGCTTTATACTGACTTTTGATGCGTTTTTGAGTAACATTCCGCGCCCAAAAGTAAACAACATCTAGTTAACATTGGAAAAGACGACAATGGATAAGATTAAAGTTGGACTGCAATACTGGATCCCCCAGCACGGTCTAACCCGCTTAGTCGGTAAACTTGCTTCCGCTAAAGCTGGCGGTCTAACTACTGCTATCATTCGCTGGTTTATCAAACAGTACAACGTGAATATGGATGAAGCACTGCATTCCGATCCTAAGCACTTCAAGACATTCAACGAATTCTTCGTGCGCGAACTGAAAGATGGCATGCGCCCTATCGCTGAAGGTGAAAATGTAGTGACTCACCCAGCCGATGCCTGTGTCAGTCAGTTTGGTCCAATTACTGACGGAAAGCTTATTCAAGCGAAAGGCCATGACTATACCGCGCAGGAACTGTTAGGTGGCGATGCAAACCTAGCGGCAGAATTTGCTGATGGTGAATTTGCGACGTTGTACCTATCTCCTCGCGACTACCACCGCGTACACATGCCATGCGATGGAACGCTTCGCCAAATGATTTACGTTCCAGGTGACCTATTCTCTGTGAACCCACTGACAGCAGAAAACGTTCCTAACTTGTTTGCTCGTAATGAGCGTGTTGTGTGTATTTTCGATACCGAATTTGGCCCAATGGCACAAGTGCTTGTTGGGGCGACAATCGTTGGTAGCATTGAACAAGTTTGGGCAGGAACGGTGACACCACCTCGCGGCAACAGCGTTTACAAATGGGATTACCCAGCGGAAGGTGATAAAGCTGTTATCTTGAAGAAAGGTGAGGAAATGGGCCGATTCAAACTTGGTTCTACCGTAATTAACCTATTCGCGAAAGACGCAATCACGTTTGATGAAACAATGCAAAATGGTCAAACGACGGTAATGGGCACACCTTACGCGCATTTAAAGCAAGAACAGTAATTAAAACACCATGTTCATACACTAAGCCTCGATTACTCGGGGCTTTTTTTGACCGAAAACAATTCAAATGCAACATTTTTAACCAGCTTGCAAAACTTCAACCTCAGTCTAAGACCCTAATTCGATTATTAATTATCCTTGTCATCAAAACTCTGTTACAAGGTGAATCATTCTATGCCCAAAATCGATCATGGGATCTTGGTGAAGCTACTGATTTGTTTTAGCTTACCTATTGGGGTCCTGTTCATGCCCATCGATGCAATTCCGATCGACGATCTGACGCTCATTCAGCACCGACTGCTGGCGATCTTTCTGCTCGCTGCACTGCTTTGGGTCCTTGAGCCGGTGCCCGTTTTTGCGACCTCGATATTGATCATCGCCCTAGAGCTGATCATGATTTCAGACAAGGGGCTGCATTGGTTCCGAACTCCTCCTGCGGGGCATGATCTCGGTGAGTTGATGCAATATACCGATATTTTTAGCGCCTTCTCGTCACCCATTATTATTCTTTTTATGGGTGGTTTTGCGTTGGCGATAGCGGCATCCAAGTATGAACTCGATAACAACCTCGCTCGCGTGCTTCTCAAGCCTTTCGGCCACCAGCCTAGGTTTATCATGCTTGGCTTAATGTTGATCACGGCTGTGTTTTCCATGTTTATGTCGAACACAGCGACCACGGTCATGATGCTCGCGCTGTTGGGCCCTATTGTTGCCTCTGCGCCCAAAGGCGATCTTGGGATTAAAGCCTTAGTACTTTGCATACCGATTGCTGCCAATACTGGTGGTATTGCGACCCCTATCGGTACCCCTCCCAATGCAATCGCACTGCAATATTTGACGGGAGAGAATAGCATCGACTTTTTGAGCTGGATGATGATGGGGCTTCCATTTGTGGTTGTTCAATTGACTATCGCATGGTTCTTGTTACAGAAATTATTCCCTTCTTCTCAAGCGACGATGAAACTGAAGCTCGATGGACAATTCCAAAAAAACTGGCGCGCTATCGTTGTATACATCACTTTTGCTGCCACCATTTTGCTTTGGATGACAACCAAACTACACGGTATGAACACCTATGTTGTCTCGATCATTCCATTAGCGGTATTCACATTAACGGGCATCATGGGTAAGCCAGAGTTAAAGCAGATAAACTGGGATGTACTTTGGCTGGTTGCCGGCGGGATCGCGATTGGTATCGGCCTAGACAAGACAGGATTAGCCGCCGCCCTCGCTCACGCGATTGATTATGAGGCACTTTCCCCTGTCGCAGTTGTAATTACCATGTCGATTGTCTGCTGGTTGATGGCAAACTTTATGTCAAACACGGCGACAGCCAACTTGTTGATGCCCATTGCAGCAGCAATCGGGGCCTCAATGGAGAGCCTCTCTGCTGTCGGCGGACTACAAGGCTTGCTTGTCGTGGTCGCCTTCTCGGCTTCACTCGGTATGATTTTACCCGTTTCTACTCCACCAAACTCTTTGGCTTACTCTACGGGGCTGATTGAAAGCAAAGATATGGCGAAAACAGGAGTCATCATCGGTGTCATTGGCTTGCTCATTGTTTACGCCGCCGCACTGATTATCACCTAATCCCACTTCAGACTTCCTACTCTGTGTTTTGGGTAGGAAGTCACACTTCCAATAAAAGGTTTAGAAACGTCGATATTCCACTCTCTGAATAACAATATAGATCAAACATATAACTGGCCATTTTCTATACCATCAGAGTGATAATCTAATCAGCCCACTAAATATTTTACTTTTGCCACTCTCTGGGCGAACTCCGTAGGTGAATCTTCTAGAAAGCAAAGGTTTTTTTACTTTCAGTTTGTTGTCTAATTTATGAAGGAAAGGCAATGAAATACACAATAAAACTTAAAATTCAAATCGCCATTGCAATCATCATTGCGGTTGTCAGTGGGGTTCAGACTTGGATATCCGTCAGCCAACTCAAGCAGGAAACAACGTCCGCGTTGAACAGCGAAATGGCCAATATCAGCCATGCGACTGCACGTTATGTCTCAGACTGGCTTGAGATTCGCAGCGACATGATGCTTGCGAATGAGAAGAACATTCTTGAAGCAAGCGATGCAGACCGAGAGATGCTCGTGACCAAGCGTGCGGGTAACTTTCTATCTGTTTATGCTGGCTTTGAAGATGGCTCCATTGCCTATGGCGATAAAACCGAAGATTGGCCAGCCGATTACGATCCTCGCACGCGCCCTTGGTATCAAGATGCAATGGCGAGCAGTGGTTTAATCATCACAGAGCCTTACCAAGATTTTGATGGCAGCATCGTCATCAGCTTTGCCAAAGCATTCCGTGGCACAAAAGAGGGCGTGCTAGCGGCGGATTTGACGGTCACTAACATCATTGACGAAGTACTCAATGTTTCATTGGATAACGACGGCTTTACCTTTTTGGTCGACGGTAACAACAACATCGTTGCTTACCAAGATGAGAAACTCAGCCAGAAGCCACTCACCCAGCTCAACCCGTCTCTTAGCGCTCAAAAGATTAGCCAACTGATCGACACGGCCTACATCTCTACCATCACTTGGCCAGAGCAAGGTGACAAACTGATCTTCGTCGCCAATATTCCTTCCACCGATTGGTCACTTGGTATTGTCGTCGACAAAGAGCTGGCTTTTGCCTCGGTATCGGAGCAGATTCAATTTACGGCCATTGCATCGATTCTACTGTACCTAGTGATCGCGACGGTCAGTACTTATGTGGTCACTCGCTTGCTTAAACCGCTGCAAACATTATCTGCAGCCCTATCTGATCTCGCAGAGGGTGAGGGAGACTTAACGCAACGCATCGAAATTCGTCGTATGGATGAAATCGGTGAGCTCGCGACCCATGTCAACCAGTTCCTAAGTCAAATGCAGGCCATGATCGCCAACATCATCACTCACAGTGAGCAGTTAGCCAACCAAGCAGCGCAAGCGAACCAACTGTCACAACAAGCTTCTCAGCAAGTTGAAACTCAGCAAAATGACGTCAACCAAATTGCAACGGCAATCCACGAAATGTCCGCTACCGCAGCGGAAGTGGCCAGCCATGCAGAAATGACCGCAACGGCCTCTCAAGGGTCAGCATCAGCGTGTGAAGATGGCCAGCTCGTGATTGAGAAAAACCGCGGTGCGATTGTTGATTTGGCTGAGCAAGTCTCTTCTGCATCAGGCATTATTTCAGAATTGGAAAACAATACTCAAAGCATCAACCAGATACTCTCCACCATTCAAGAAATCGCCGAGCAAACCAACTTACTTGCACTCAATGCCGCGATTGAGGCGGCTCGCGCAGGTGAGCAAGGCCGTGGCTTCGCCGTGGTCGCGGATGA includes the following:
- the orn gene encoding oligoribonuclease, yielding MSFSDQNLIWMDLEMTGLDPETHKIIEIATIVTDSELNILAEGPVLAIHQPESELEKMDEWCTTTHTGSGLVARVRASQVTEQDAIRQTIEFLEKWVPKGKSPICGNSIGQDRRFLYKHMPELEEYFHYRYVDVSTLKELTRRWKPEVLDGFSKSGSHLALDDIRESIAELKYYRQTIFNI
- the rsgA gene encoding small ribosomal subunit biogenesis GTPase RsgA, with the translated sequence MAKKKKLTKGQVRRVRSNQKRKLKNEESVQWDESMLGGTQKGLVITRFGQHADIEDLESGDVHRCNLRRGIESLVSGDKVIWRAGLESMDGISGVVEAVETRTSVLTRPDYYDGLKPVAANVDQMIIVSSVLPELSLNIIDRYLVAAETLQIAPLIVLNKIDLLEAEQLEQYKTWLAEYERIGYKVLFVSKQTGEGIAALEAELSDRINIFVGQSGVGKSSLVNALMPQFNVEEGEISENSGLGQHTTTASRLYHIPTGGDLIDSPGVREFGLWHLEAEEVTKAFVEFQPYLGGCKFRDCKHLDDPGCILVEAVERGDISEIRFENYHRILESMVENKANRQYSRNKKADL
- a CDS encoding methyl-accepting chemotaxis protein gives rise to the protein MKYTIKLKIQIAIAIIIAVVSGVQTWISVSQLKQETTSALNSEMANISHATARYVSDWLEIRSDMMLANEKNILEASDADREMLVTKRAGNFLSVYAGFEDGSIAYGDKTEDWPADYDPRTRPWYQDAMASSGLIITEPYQDFDGSIVISFAKAFRGTKEGVLAADLTVTNIIDEVLNVSLDNDGFTFLVDGNNNIVAYQDEKLSQKPLTQLNPSLSAQKISQLIDTAYISTITWPEQGDKLIFVANIPSTDWSLGIVVDKELAFASVSEQIQFTAIASILLYLVIATVSTYVVTRLLKPLQTLSAALSDLAEGEGDLTQRIEIRRMDEIGELATHVNQFLSQMQAMIANIITHSEQLANQAAQANQLSQQASQQVETQQNDVNQIATAIHEMSATAAEVASHAEMTATASQGSASACEDGQLVIEKNRGAIVDLAEQVSSASGIISELENNTQSINQILSTIQEIAEQTNLLALNAAIEAARAGEQGRGFAVVADEVRVLSQRTHGSTEEIRNMIETLQNNTKLAVNSMQASTSLADTSVEYAEKASQSLNTITSAINEINDMALQIASAAEEQRAVSEDISRNTQGIKDASDMLASQAVQSSDSANQMRDSAETMRMEVGRFKV
- the queG gene encoding tRNA epoxyqueuosine(34) reductase QueG yields the protein MNYQELADKIKIWARELGFQKVGICDVDLSEHEAELQKWLDAGYHGEMDWMARHGMMRARPDELLPGTIRVISARMNYLPPEAQFASNLSDTTQAYISRYALGRDYHKLVRNQLKRLGQRIEEEVGQFGYRPFVDSAPILERPLAQKAGLGWTGKHSLILDKECGSWFFLGELLIDLPLPIDTPSEDACGKCKACITSCPTSAIISEGVVDARRCISYLTIEFDGVIPEEFRKPMGNRIYGCDDCQLVCPWNRFSDITEQSDFHRRSTLTNADLVQLFLWDEATFLKNMEGSAIRRIGHIQWMRNLSIAMGNAPFSPRIIDALRARAGINDVLDVHIDWAIEQQLGQESIAGTDTKQQRLIRIVEKGLPRDA
- a CDS encoding SLC13 family permease, with translation MPKIDHGILVKLLICFSLPIGVLFMPIDAIPIDDLTLIQHRLLAIFLLAALLWVLEPVPVFATSILIIALELIMISDKGLHWFRTPPAGHDLGELMQYTDIFSAFSSPIIILFMGGFALAIAASKYELDNNLARVLLKPFGHQPRFIMLGLMLITAVFSMFMSNTATTVMMLALLGPIVASAPKGDLGIKALVLCIPIAANTGGIATPIGTPPNAIALQYLTGENSIDFLSWMMMGLPFVVVQLTIAWFLLQKLFPSSQATMKLKLDGQFQKNWRAIVVYITFAATILLWMTTKLHGMNTYVVSIIPLAVFTLTGIMGKPELKQINWDVLWLVAGGIAIGIGLDKTGLAAALAHAIDYEALSPVAVVITMSIVCWLMANFMSNTATANLLMPIAAAIGASMESLSAVGGLQGLLVVVAFSASLGMILPVSTPPNSLAYSTGLIESKDMAKTGVIIGVIGLLIVYAAALIIT
- the asd gene encoding archaetidylserine decarboxylase (Phosphatidylserine decarboxylase is synthesized as a single chain precursor. Generation of the pyruvoyl active site from a Ser is coupled to cleavage of a Gly-Ser bond between the larger (beta) and smaller (alpha chains). It is an integral membrane protein.); this encodes MDKIKVGLQYWIPQHGLTRLVGKLASAKAGGLTTAIIRWFIKQYNVNMDEALHSDPKHFKTFNEFFVRELKDGMRPIAEGENVVTHPADACVSQFGPITDGKLIQAKGHDYTAQELLGGDANLAAEFADGEFATLYLSPRDYHRVHMPCDGTLRQMIYVPGDLFSVNPLTAENVPNLFARNERVVCIFDTEFGPMAQVLVGATIVGSIEQVWAGTVTPPRGNSVYKWDYPAEGDKAVILKKGEEMGRFKLGSTVINLFAKDAITFDETMQNGQTTVMGTPYAHLKQEQ